From a single Lewinella sp. LCG006 genomic region:
- a CDS encoding helix-turn-helix domain-containing protein, with product MENVKQDKQISNSYLAANLRFLRKRKKLSQEELAVEVGLNRGNIASYENGSAEPKISNLLRIAEFFGISLIDLAQRDLTEQDTLNSLTRIHGLCPQERAKLEGLFQGALDFDQFLKGIYTCYTYKSKDMEKNNQDLPQVAKFLRSHFEQLHAAALKLSEQHLQLLRMCHTKEEKKDA from the coding sequence ATGGAGAATGTTAAGCAGGACAAACAAATCAGCAATAGCTACCTTGCTGCCAATCTTAGGTTTTTACGAAAGCGTAAGAAGTTAAGTCAGGAAGAATTGGCGGTTGAGGTAGGCCTCAATAGGGGTAATATTGCTTCTTACGAAAATGGGTCTGCTGAACCCAAAATCAGTAATCTGCTGCGCATAGCGGAATTTTTCGGTATTTCCCTTATTGATCTCGCCCAACGCGATCTTACCGAACAAGACACGCTTAATTCGCTTACCAGGATTCACGGATTGTGCCCTCAAGAAAGAGCCAAATTAGAAGGACTTTTTCAAGGTGCCTTGGATTTTGACCAGTTTCTAAAAGGTATTTATACTTGTTATACTTACAAATCTAAAGACATGGAGAAGAATAACCAAGACCTGCCCCAAGTCGCTAAGTTTCTCCGTAGCCACTTTGAGCAACTGCATGCAGCTGCCCTTAAATTATCCGAACAACATTTGCAGCTACTGCGCATGTGCCACACCAAGGAAGAAAAGAAAGACGCATGA
- a CDS encoding acyltransferase family protein, which translates to MDQQQRLLSLDIFRGITIAGMILVNNPGSWEEVYAPLLHADWHGVTPTDWIFPFFIFIVGVAIAYAVGKRKEQGDHKTLVRKIIKRTLIIFGIGLFLNGFPYFNLGTIRIPGVLQRIALVYGATSMLFLYLDPRQLFWVGVGCLLGYWALMTLVPVPGVGTPNLEPSTNLGAWLDRTIMNGHLWSQSKTWDPEGLLSTLPAIGTGISGVLAGLWLRKPSDGYEKAAGLLAVGVILLSLACVWDLVFPINKKIWTSSYVLYTSGAALLFLGAVYWLVDLKGYKGWTKPFVVYGTNALFVFVMSGIVAKLLYTIKWTNAAGETITAKTWLWESVYEPAFASVKFASFAFAMTNVLFFLALSWVLYAKKIFIKV; encoded by the coding sequence ATGGATCAACAACAACGTCTATTATCACTGGACATCTTTCGGGGCATCACGATTGCGGGGATGATTTTGGTCAACAATCCCGGCAGTTGGGAGGAAGTTTACGCGCCTTTACTGCACGCTGATTGGCATGGCGTGACCCCGACGGACTGGATCTTTCCTTTTTTCATTTTTATCGTAGGGGTGGCTATTGCTTATGCGGTGGGTAAACGCAAAGAACAAGGCGACCACAAAACACTGGTTCGGAAAATCATCAAGCGGACGCTGATCATTTTTGGTATTGGTTTATTCCTGAATGGCTTTCCCTATTTCAATTTGGGTACCATTCGCATACCTGGTGTTTTGCAGCGCATAGCACTGGTTTACGGCGCTACTTCGATGCTTTTTCTCTACCTCGATCCAAGGCAATTGTTCTGGGTAGGCGTAGGTTGCCTACTGGGCTACTGGGCACTGATGACGCTGGTGCCAGTGCCTGGCGTGGGGACACCTAATCTGGAACCAAGTACTAATTTGGGAGCCTGGTTGGACCGAACGATCATGAACGGACACCTGTGGTCGCAAAGTAAGACCTGGGACCCGGAAGGGCTGCTCAGCACCTTGCCTGCAATAGGGACGGGCATCAGTGGCGTGCTGGCTGGCCTGTGGCTACGTAAGCCGAGTGACGGCTATGAAAAAGCGGCGGGATTGCTGGCGGTTGGGGTGATCTTATTGTCGTTGGCTTGTGTTTGGGATCTCGTGTTTCCGATTAACAAAAAAATATGGACCAGCTCTTACGTGCTCTACACTTCGGGGGCTGCTTTGCTGTTTCTGGGAGCGGTGTACTGGTTGGTGGATTTGAAAGGATATAAAGGTTGGACGAAGCCCTTTGTGGTGTATGGTACCAATGCCTTGTTTGTCTTTGTGATGTCGGGGATTGTTGCTAAACTGCTCTACACCATCAAATGGACAAACGCGGCGGGCGAAACCATAACCGCCAAGACATGGTTGTGGGAAAGTGTATACGAGCCGGCCTTTGCATCGGTAAAGTTTGCGTCGTTTGCGTTTGCGATGACCAACGTATTGTTTTTTCTGGCCTTGTCGTGGGTGCTTTACGCGAAGAAGATTTTTATAAAGGTATAA
- a CDS encoding thioredoxin family protein has protein sequence MKIATLLRALAPMMVLVALFSCQNAPADTASTDNTEEAVSKTVSLTTDAADITGVNVGDKAPSFNLKNIDGKMYSFENIKDANGNTPKGYVVTFTCNTCPYAVMYEDRLIELHNTLSPKGYPVVAIQPNDPEVKEGDNFVSMQQRAKEKGFPFLYLIDEGQAIYPQYGASRTPEIYLVDANQIVRYHGAIDDNAQDAEAVTVNYVEKAVEAIENGQEPNPADVKAIGCTIKTKKI, from the coding sequence ATGAAAATTGCAACTTTGCTTCGTGCCCTGGCACCAATGATGGTACTAGTAGCCCTCTTTAGCTGCCAAAATGCTCCTGCTGATACGGCGTCAACCGACAACACAGAAGAAGCCGTTAGTAAAACTGTAAGTCTGACTACAGATGCTGCGGATATCACTGGTGTAAACGTAGGCGATAAAGCGCCTTCTTTTAATCTTAAGAACATTGACGGGAAGATGTATTCTTTTGAAAACATCAAAGATGCCAATGGAAATACCCCTAAAGGCTACGTGGTTACTTTCACTTGCAATACCTGTCCTTATGCGGTGATGTACGAAGATCGTCTCATCGAATTACACAATACCCTGTCGCCTAAAGGTTATCCTGTGGTGGCTATCCAGCCCAATGATCCCGAAGTGAAAGAGGGCGATAATTTTGTGAGTATGCAACAGCGTGCCAAGGAAAAAGGCTTTCCTTTCCTCTATCTGATCGATGAAGGACAAGCAATTTACCCACAATACGGAGCGAGCCGTACGCCAGAAATCTACTTGGTGGATGCTAACCAGATCGTTCGCTACCATGGTGCTATTGATGACAATGCCCAAGATGCTGAAGCGGTGACGGTGAATTATGTAGAGAAAGCGGTAGAAGCTATTGAAAATGGCCAGGAGCCTAATCCCGCTGATGTAAAAGCGATTGGTTGTACCATTAAGACGAAGAAGATTTAA
- a CDS encoding DNA-3-methyladenine glycosylase I yields the protein MSTATSEGLITGEDGKLRCWWHGNQEDYLHYHDNEWGYPVKDDFRLFEKICLEGFQSGLSWLTILRKRENFREAFHHFDYYKVAQMGPDDVEALVQNAGIIRHRGKIKSTINNAQRAVALVEEKGSLAKYFWSFEPPASERPRVMNHENLRQLAHTPSSTALSKDLKKRGWSFVGPTTAYAFMQAMGLVNDHLEGCHCRPLAVAARADFELS from the coding sequence ATGAGCACAGCTACTTCGGAGGGATTGATCACAGGAGAAGATGGCAAACTGCGCTGCTGGTGGCACGGTAATCAGGAGGATTATCTTCATTACCATGACAATGAGTGGGGATATCCGGTAAAAGATGATTTTCGCCTTTTTGAAAAAATTTGCCTGGAAGGTTTCCAGTCCGGACTAAGTTGGTTGACGATTCTGCGCAAGCGAGAAAATTTCAGAGAAGCGTTCCACCACTTCGACTATTATAAGGTTGCACAAATGGGCCCTGATGATGTAGAGGCACTTGTCCAAAATGCAGGCATCATTCGACATAGAGGAAAAATAAAGAGCACCATCAATAATGCCCAACGGGCCGTTGCACTCGTAGAAGAGAAAGGGTCTTTAGCGAAGTATTTCTGGTCCTTTGAACCCCCAGCAAGCGAAAGACCTCGCGTGATGAATCACGAAAATTTGCGTCAGCTGGCCCATACGCCATCTTCTACCGCCTTAAGCAAAGATCTCAAAAAACGTGGCTGGAGTTTTGTAGGGCCTACCACTGCTTATGCCTTCATGCAAGCAATGGGCCTTGTCAATGATCATCTTGAAGGTTGTCATTGTCGTCCGCTAGCGGTCGCTGCGCGGGCTGATTTTGAGTTATCTTAG
- a CDS encoding VWA-like domain-containing protein, whose amino-acid sequence MSLRFVTLYCLEIDLFKTWSNHQHINHQPSTPNTLFLSITRDLLAHAPFFAHLLVRIPKRADTQLSLPFVIAWENQPVLYYQPRLLNVLKDQQEWLAAWLCEELLHLLLQHPQQAAKYPITWAFHLAADLEVRQYLPIPYCDDLFQALYTRLHLNEFADLTTIYTALLRLQATQKATEILPQWHATLYSQKSHFSWPSVETLLTWPSWWSTQDSLLAELGENPAALHLQNRLTSTPSKVSLPWTTVLRRFISSAQRTQNRNSLRRPSRRFGTLPGMRRRRTTRLAVVLDTSGSIQPIQRIQFFREIQNLQKLTHEIHLIEADYQVRASYLFNGTIPTMSTGGGRTSFDPALEAINTLGPFDGVIYFTDGQASLPKIKCLSPLLWIICNTTPPSLSPNWPGQITHYPTM is encoded by the coding sequence GTGAGTCTTAGATTTGTTACATTGTATTGTCTTGAAATAGATTTATTCAAAACCTGGTCAAACCATCAACACATCAACCACCAACCATCAACCCCAAACACCCTCTTCCTCTCCATCACCCGCGACTTGCTCGCGCATGCCCCCTTTTTCGCTCATCTCTTAGTGCGTATCCCCAAACGAGCGGATACACAATTGTCGCTGCCTTTTGTTATCGCTTGGGAAAACCAACCGGTTTTATATTACCAACCGCGTCTGCTGAATGTGCTCAAGGATCAACAAGAATGGCTCGCCGCCTGGCTTTGTGAAGAACTACTCCATTTACTCTTGCAGCATCCTCAACAGGCAGCGAAATATCCAATAACCTGGGCTTTTCACCTCGCTGCCGACCTGGAGGTTCGCCAATATCTCCCTATCCCTTACTGCGACGACCTTTTTCAAGCGCTCTATACGCGCCTCCATCTCAACGAATTTGCCGACTTAACCACCATCTACACTGCACTACTGCGTTTGCAAGCTACACAGAAAGCAACGGAGATTTTGCCCCAGTGGCACGCCACCCTTTATTCCCAAAAGTCTCATTTTTCCTGGCCTTCGGTCGAAACGCTTCTGACGTGGCCAAGCTGGTGGTCGACCCAGGATAGCCTGCTCGCCGAATTAGGTGAAAACCCGGCTGCCTTGCATTTACAAAATCGCCTTACATCCACTCCCTCAAAGGTCTCATTACCCTGGACGACCGTCCTCCGCCGGTTTATCAGCAGTGCCCAACGTACGCAAAATCGCAACAGCCTACGTCGTCCATCCCGGCGTTTTGGTACCCTCCCTGGCATGCGTCGCCGCCGAACTACCCGATTGGCAGTGGTATTAGATACCTCAGGTAGCATCCAACCCATCCAACGGATACAGTTTTTTCGAGAAATTCAAAACCTGCAAAAACTTACCCACGAAATACACCTGATCGAAGCCGATTACCAAGTACGCGCGTCTTATCTCTTCAATGGCACTATCCCTACGATGAGTACCGGCGGTGGCCGCACCTCATTTGATCCCGCGCTGGAAGCGATCAATACCCTTGGCCCCTTCGATGGCGTCATCTATTTCACTGATGGCCAAGCCTCCCTCCCCAAAATCAAATGCCTCTCCCCATTACTATGGATCATCTGCAACACCACCCCGCCATCTTTATCTCCCAATTGGCCCGGCCAAATCACCCATTACCCCACTATGTGA
- a CDS encoding UbiX family flavin prenyltransferase yields MNKANKQRVVVAVGGSSGSIYAKVLFDRLNEMSAQWDRVGVVMSDNARYNWELELGDQSYKDYPFDFYQKNDFMAPFASGSARYTSMLVCPCSMGLLARIAQGISNDLVTRAADVMLKERRKLILVPRDTPYNLLHLRNMTLLTEAGAIICPATPSFYSKPTTFEELALTVVDRVLDLAGFEPDTYRWGGE; encoded by the coding sequence ATGAATAAAGCCAATAAACAACGGGTGGTAGTAGCAGTGGGTGGATCGAGTGGATCTATTTATGCGAAAGTGCTTTTTGACCGTCTCAATGAGATGTCTGCGCAATGGGATCGCGTAGGCGTAGTGATGAGTGACAACGCCCGCTACAATTGGGAGCTGGAGCTCGGGGACCAATCGTACAAAGACTACCCTTTTGATTTCTACCAGAAGAACGATTTTATGGCTCCTTTCGCGTCGGGATCAGCGCGCTACACCAGCATGTTGGTCTGCCCTTGTTCGATGGGGCTACTGGCAAGGATAGCGCAAGGGATTAGTAATGATTTGGTAACCAGAGCAGCGGATGTGATGCTGAAAGAGCGCCGGAAATTGATTTTGGTCCCCAGGGATACGCCTTATAACCTGCTCCACTTGCGCAACATGACCCTACTGACCGAAGCCGGAGCGATTATTTGTCCAGCCACTCCTTCCTTTTACAGCAAACCGACCACCTTTGAAGAACTGGCCCTGACGGTAGTGGATCGGGTGCTGGATTTGGCTGGTTTTGAGCCGGATACTTACCGATGGGGAGGTGAGTAG
- a CDS encoding RNA polymerase sigma factor has translation MLYAIQNQIQDQLDAISNSLKAFSMKLTGNSDDAEDLYQDTALRIITNADKYRQGTNFKAWAVTIMRNIFINNYRKKVRRNLIIDQTPNDYYINSGERPIENDGETQVAYKELVEMVDRLPDDFKIPFMMAYQGYKYDEIAEELGSPLGTIKSRIFFARRKLQKMYADATTNLLQEQQRNTKTA, from the coding sequence ATGCTATACGCGATTCAGAACCAAATACAGGATCAATTGGATGCCATCAGTAATTCACTAAAGGCATTCTCTATGAAACTGACAGGCAATAGCGACGATGCAGAAGACTTGTATCAGGATACCGCACTAAGGATTATCACCAACGCAGATAAATATCGCCAGGGCACTAATTTCAAGGCCTGGGCAGTAACCATTATGCGGAATATCTTTATCAATAACTACCGTAAGAAGGTACGCCGCAACCTCATTATCGACCAAACGCCCAACGATTATTATATCAACTCTGGCGAACGCCCCATCGAGAATGATGGCGAAACCCAGGTCGCTTATAAGGAATTGGTAGAAATGGTGGACCGCTTGCCTGATGATTTCAAAATACCCTTTATGATGGCTTACCAGGGGTATAAGTACGATGAAATTGCTGAGGAGTTAGGTTCGCCTCTAGGTACCATCAAAAGCCGCATTTTCTTTGCTCGTCGCAAATTGCAGAAAATGTATGCAGATGCAACGACGAATTTGCTGCAGGAACAGCAGCGAAATACAAAAACGGCATGA
- a CDS encoding NAD-dependent deacetylase produces the protein MSKRQKIVILTGAGISAESGINTFRDADGLWEGHDVMEVASPEGWRKNQALVLDFYNQRRRQLKTVVPNAAHLALKELEKQYEVVVITQNVDDLHERGGSTNIIHLHGELKKVRSTGDEDLIYDWEDDCVLGDRCKKGYQLRPHIVWFGEAVPALEAAVDEIYDAHHILIIGTSMQVYPAAGLVGYAPRDANIYYIDPNPSINYELQRRNKLEVFPEAATTGVRKLVDRLLV, from the coding sequence ATGAGTAAGAGACAAAAAATAGTCATCCTCACAGGTGCAGGAATCAGCGCAGAAAGTGGCATCAATACTTTCCGTGATGCCGACGGGTTGTGGGAAGGGCACGATGTGATGGAAGTAGCTTCGCCAGAAGGATGGCGAAAGAATCAGGCATTGGTGCTCGATTTTTATAACCAACGCCGCCGCCAGTTGAAAACAGTGGTTCCCAACGCAGCACACCTGGCGCTTAAAGAACTGGAAAAACAATATGAAGTGGTGGTCATCACTCAAAATGTTGATGATCTACACGAGCGAGGAGGCAGTACCAACATCATTCATTTGCACGGAGAACTGAAAAAAGTCCGTAGTACGGGTGATGAGGACCTTATTTACGATTGGGAGGATGATTGTGTACTGGGTGATCGTTGTAAAAAAGGTTATCAATTGCGGCCTCACATCGTTTGGTTTGGTGAGGCAGTACCCGCGTTGGAAGCTGCTGTTGACGAAATCTATGATGCACATCATATACTCATCATCGGCACCTCTATGCAAGTCTATCCAGCTGCTGGCTTGGTGGGATATGCTCCTCGTGATGCTAATATCTACTACATCGACCCCAATCCTAGCATCAATTATGAGTTGCAGCGAAGAAACAAGCTGGAAGTCTTTCCTGAAGCAGCGACTACCGGTGTGCGAAAACTAGTAGACCGCTTACTTGTTTAA
- a CDS encoding TlpA disulfide reductase family protein, whose product MRHLLSGLLALTLFCTAACQSTTQKEEGETSTPVETTATKPSQVMGLPVTDTLPYPIVADFAELAPIFSRTDDKIYVINFWATWCGPCVEELPYFEKLAEETQPEEVEIVMVSLDFRRDVRTKLLKFIKERPFDLPVIALTDTKTNVWIDQVDPEWGGAIPITIIYRQDKRLFFPDQFANYEELYNAVQSIQ is encoded by the coding sequence ATGCGACACCTCCTCTCCGGCTTGCTGGCCTTAACCTTATTCTGCACGGCAGCTTGTCAATCCACCACACAAAAGGAAGAAGGAGAAACGTCTACTCCTGTTGAAACAACTGCAACTAAACCTAGTCAAGTAATGGGTCTTCCTGTTACTGACACACTCCCCTACCCTATTGTAGCAGACTTTGCTGAATTGGCGCCTATTTTTTCTCGTACGGATGATAAAATCTACGTGATCAATTTTTGGGCAACCTGGTGCGGCCCTTGTGTAGAAGAACTTCCTTACTTCGAAAAACTAGCGGAAGAGACCCAACCTGAAGAGGTAGAAATAGTAATGGTAAGCCTGGATTTTCGGCGTGATGTTCGCACTAAACTATTGAAATTCATCAAAGAGCGCCCCTTTGATCTTCCGGTCATTGCACTGACGGATACCAAAACCAATGTGTGGATCGACCAAGTGGATCCTGAATGGGGAGGTGCTATCCCGATCACGATTATTTACCGTCAGGATAAGCGCTTGTTTTTTCCTGACCAATTTGCGAATTACGAAGAGCTGTACAATGCAGTTCAATCTATACAATAA
- a CDS encoding WD40/YVTN/BNR-like repeat-containing protein, which translates to MKHLLKGSLLLILVFATTSIVTAQLETPKSVGPFNVAVYQGAQWRNIGPFRGGRSVAVAGVVGNSQVYYMGATGGGVWKTTDAGLSWNNISDGFFNVGSIGAIGVAPSDPNVLYVGTGEHAVRGVMTSHGDGIYKSTDGGKNWTYLGLENSRHISDIQIHPQNSDIVYIAVQGAAHGPSADRGIYRTQDGGKTWEHLFFVNDFTGAADLSMDPSNPRILYAGMWDHERKPWQIRSGGEGSGLFRSVDGGENWQKLFQGLPERMGKVGVSVSPANSQVVYANIEADKGGVFRSLDGGDHWTQVNDQRLTIGRAWYYTKIVADPRDEYTVYVLNAPLLRSTDGGRSFTSIPNPHSDQHDLWINPANPSNMILANDGGACVSFNGGKSWSTQGNQPTGQFYRVIADQRFPFYHVYGGQQDYSAIAIATRSPRDGISEKDWYEVAGGESAFVAFDPSDPQLVFGGSYQGNISVFDHKTGEIKDIMAYPTVGLATLPRDMKYRFNWNAPIVASPQDPRVIFHAAQKVLRTRDGGINWSEISPDLTRNDKSKQGPGGVPFTNEGAGGENYNTISYLACSPHDSWVIWAGSDDGLVHLTRDEGQSWQNVTPPELEECLINSIEVSPHNPATAYVVATRYRFNDFTPLIFRTDDFGATWVKITKGIAPEDFARVVREDPLREGLLYAGTETGIYISYSNGRFWHRFQLNLPVCPINDLTIQGNDLIAATSGRGFWMIDDLGFLQQSAGYLLAKSPQVFRPKPTYRLTTTNGGNQQGTNPAAGMSIDYYLPPQMDTALAILEILDEKGNLVRSFSSKADENYTDYVGGPSEQPLLTKGYGIHRFQWDLRRKPIRHLEDVFVLGSYQGALVPPGDYTLRLIVGDNRYEEVAQVLADPRMKLSGDAYVDQQEILVNIEKTVADIHGSVEMMKDLRAQMKILAERLSKLGTQPNLVAKAQAITEQINTWEKQLIQPDQKTFQDVINFPNRLNAELLNLHSRCDGIDPRVTKGVEDRLTDLVAEWQVLAEERDLIIYNEMAEFNKLYSEQQLPALFLPDSTSGTAW; encoded by the coding sequence ATGAAACACTTGCTCAAAGGGAGCTTGTTGCTGATCCTGGTTTTTGCGACCACCTCAATTGTAACAGCACAGCTCGAGACACCAAAAAGCGTCGGCCCGTTCAACGTGGCCGTGTACCAAGGCGCGCAATGGCGCAATATTGGCCCCTTCCGTGGTGGCCGTAGCGTAGCTGTTGCTGGCGTGGTGGGCAATTCACAGGTATACTACATGGGAGCCACAGGTGGTGGTGTTTGGAAAACCACCGACGCTGGCCTTAGTTGGAACAATATTTCTGATGGTTTTTTCAACGTTGGCTCTATTGGTGCCATTGGTGTAGCTCCATCTGATCCCAATGTGCTCTACGTTGGTACTGGCGAGCATGCTGTCCGCGGTGTTATGACTTCCCATGGTGATGGTATTTACAAATCTACCGACGGAGGCAAGAACTGGACCTACCTTGGGCTGGAAAATAGCCGCCATATTTCGGACATTCAGATTCATCCCCAAAATTCAGATATTGTTTACATTGCCGTTCAGGGTGCAGCTCATGGGCCCTCCGCAGACCGGGGTATTTATCGCACGCAGGATGGCGGTAAAACCTGGGAACACCTTTTCTTTGTCAACGATTTTACGGGTGCAGCTGACTTGAGTATGGACCCCTCCAATCCTAGGATTCTCTACGCTGGCATGTGGGACCATGAACGCAAACCCTGGCAAATTCGCAGCGGTGGTGAAGGCTCGGGCCTGTTCCGCTCTGTCGATGGTGGTGAAAATTGGCAGAAACTTTTTCAAGGACTCCCCGAAAGAATGGGTAAAGTGGGAGTCTCGGTATCTCCTGCCAACTCGCAAGTTGTTTACGCAAATATAGAAGCAGACAAAGGAGGTGTCTTTCGCTCTCTCGACGGTGGTGATCATTGGACGCAAGTCAATGACCAGCGGCTAACCATCGGAAGAGCCTGGTATTATACCAAAATTGTAGCCGACCCTCGTGATGAATATACGGTGTATGTCCTTAATGCACCCCTGTTGCGGTCTACCGATGGGGGACGTAGTTTTACTAGCATCCCAAACCCTCACAGCGATCAGCACGATCTTTGGATCAATCCAGCTAATCCTTCCAACATGATTCTGGCCAATGATGGTGGTGCCTGCGTCAGTTTCAACGGGGGCAAAAGCTGGTCTACCCAGGGCAATCAACCCACCGGACAGTTTTATCGGGTCATCGCCGACCAACGGTTCCCATTTTACCATGTCTATGGTGGTCAACAGGATTACTCAGCCATCGCCATTGCTACCCGCTCCCCGCGCGACGGCATCAGCGAAAAAGATTGGTACGAAGTGGCGGGAGGCGAAAGTGCTTTTGTTGCCTTCGACCCTAGCGATCCTCAACTGGTTTTCGGGGGAAGTTACCAAGGGAATATCTCCGTGTTTGATCATAAAACAGGCGAAATCAAAGACATCATGGCTTACCCTACGGTAGGCCTGGCGACCTTACCACGAGACATGAAATATCGCTTCAATTGGAATGCCCCAATTGTAGCCAGTCCGCAGGATCCTCGGGTTATCTTCCACGCTGCCCAGAAAGTACTTCGTACGAGAGATGGCGGGATCAACTGGAGCGAAATCAGCCCTGATCTTACCCGTAACGACAAATCCAAGCAAGGCCCGGGTGGCGTACCTTTTACCAATGAAGGTGCGGGAGGCGAAAACTACAATACCATCAGTTATCTAGCCTGTTCTCCTCACGATTCTTGGGTGATCTGGGCGGGCAGCGATGATGGTCTGGTACATCTCACTCGGGATGAAGGTCAAAGTTGGCAAAATGTAACACCTCCTGAATTAGAGGAGTGTCTCATCAATAGCATCGAAGTTTCTCCTCATAATCCTGCCACGGCCTATGTCGTTGCTACGCGCTATCGGTTCAATGATTTTACGCCGCTTATTTTTCGGACAGATGACTTTGGAGCCACGTGGGTAAAGATTACCAAAGGTATTGCTCCTGAAGATTTTGCCCGTGTGGTAAGAGAAGATCCGCTAAGAGAAGGCCTCCTTTACGCTGGTACAGAAACAGGCATCTATATTTCTTATAGCAATGGCCGCTTTTGGCATCGTTTCCAACTCAATCTGCCGGTTTGCCCAATCAACGATCTGACGATCCAGGGCAATGATCTTATTGCGGCAACCTCCGGAAGAGGCTTTTGGATGATTGATGATCTTGGGTTTTTACAGCAAAGTGCAGGTTACCTACTCGCAAAAAGTCCGCAGGTGTTTCGCCCTAAGCCAACCTATCGTCTGACAACCACTAATGGAGGCAATCAACAAGGCACGAACCCAGCTGCTGGCATGAGTATTGATTATTATTTACCACCTCAGATGGATACGGCTTTAGCTATCTTGGAAATCCTGGATGAGAAAGGCAATTTAGTCCGTTCATTCTCCAGCAAAGCGGATGAAAACTATACAGATTATGTAGGGGGCCCTTCCGAACAACCCCTTTTGACCAAAGGTTACGGGATTCATCGTTTTCAGTGGGACTTGCGGCGCAAGCCCATCCGGCATTTGGAAGATGTCTTTGTTTTGGGCAGTTACCAGGGAGCATTAGTACCTCCAGGTGATTATACTTTACGTTTGATTGTCGGAGATAACCGATACGAAGAAGTGGCACAGGTCTTAGCCGACCCACGTATGAAACTCAGCGGAGATGCTTACGTGGATCAACAGGAAATACTCGTTAATATCGAAAAAACGGTTGCCGATATCCATGGTTCTGTAGAGATGATGAAGGACCTGCGGGCACAAATGAAAATACTGGCGGAGCGCCTGAGTAAGCTGGGGACACAGCCGAACCTGGTAGCTAAAGCGCAAGCCATTACAGAGCAAATCAATACCTGGGAAAAGCAACTTATCCAGCCCGATCAGAAGACTTTTCAGGATGTTATCAATTTCCCTAATCGCCTCAATGCAGAGTTACTGAATTTGCATAGCCGCTGCGATGGAATTGATCCCCGAGTAACGAAAGGGGTAGAGGATCGCCTTACGGATTTGGTAGCAGAGTGGCAAGTTTTGGCAGAAGAACGCGACCTCATTATCTATAATGAAATGGCAGAATTCAATAAACTTTACAGCGAACAACAACTACCCGCGCTTTTCTTACCCGATTCAACCAGCGGGACTGCTTGGTAA
- a CDS encoding thioredoxin family protein, with protein sequence MRKVVFGTGLLIALAAIFAFAQPATQVKTASEAKINWLTWEEAMEAMEKNPKKMFVDVYTDWCGWCKRMDASTFTDGDVIEFMNANFYAVKFNAESTPDQQYKGNTLSYREGTGRRGVHELAVVLLNRRLGYPSFVYLDEQQNSLKISPGYKTPDVLLAELKAMAAVN encoded by the coding sequence ATGAGAAAAGTTGTCTTCGGAACCGGATTGTTGATAGCGCTGGCTGCTATTTTTGCTTTTGCACAACCCGCTACCCAGGTGAAAACGGCCAGTGAGGCTAAGATCAACTGGCTGACTTGGGAAGAAGCCATGGAGGCCATGGAGAAAAATCCCAAGAAAATGTTCGTCGATGTTTATACCGATTGGTGTGGATGGTGCAAACGCATGGATGCCAGCACCTTTACCGACGGTGACGTCATCGAGTTCATGAACGCCAATTTTTACGCCGTCAAATTCAACGCTGAAAGTACACCCGATCAGCAGTACAAAGGCAATACCTTGAGTTACCGCGAGGGTACTGGCCGCCGTGGTGTGCACGAGTTAGCCGTTGTCTTGCTCAACCGCCGCCTGGGTTACCCCTCTTTCGTTTACCTCGATGAGCAGCAAAATTCCCTGAAGATTTCTCCGGGATACAAAACACCAGATGTACTCCTTGCCGAGCTCAAAGCAATGGCCGCAGTTAATTAA